TTCCCGGAATTTCTCTTGAGAACGTCCCCAAAGCACTTCTTCATAAAATTCATCGCTGACAAGCTCGATCCAGCACGAACGCCCGGCTTCAGGCTCGCCGGATAACTCCGGCAATACGAAAACTCGTCACTCTCAAGTGAAGTTGAGCCGGTGCAAATAGCGGGCGGCGATACTCTCGATTGTTCAGCCCCCGACGTCAGAACGCCCCGCCATTGGGCGAGGCGTTCTGAACGTCTCGGAGGGAGTATTGCACGGACGTCAGTCCGAACGTAGTTACTTCTTGCTTAACTCGATTGTTATCTTAGCCTCCTCACCGGCTTTGACGGTAACCTCTTTAGTCAGCTTTCCCAAGGTCTCATGCCAGACCTCGACCTTGTGTGTTCCCGGCGGGACATCGGTAATCTTAAAGGCGCCGCCATCCGCGCTCACCGCCGATTTGTCATCGGTAACGACAACCCAACCGGCCATCCACGAATGCGCGTCACAGACAACCTTTATAAGCTCCGCCTGCGCAAAGGTTTCTGTCATTTTTTTCTTGAAACCGGGCTGCGCCTTGTTGATTACCGCATTCTTGCTGCTGCTCGTGTGGAAATTGTGCAGGATACCGTCGTTGTTAAGAATATCCAGAGATCCTCCAGTCGGCACGATCACGACGTGCGGAGCAAAGGTGCATCCCTTCTGGTCCAGGGTGGGGCTTCCTTGGGGTTTTCCTTTGACTCCAGCAACACTGACAACAGCATTCTTAATCCCACGGTCGGCCGAAACGATTAATTCTTCGTTCAAGATCTCCGAACCGCATTTCTCATTATCCTTTGTCACCTTCACCTTCTTCGCTTGCGGTGCGTCTCCGACGAACACCACACGCCCCGAAATGCTACCTCCGGACTGGGCCCAGAGTGGTTGAAATACGCCGAGGACGAGTA
The sequence above is drawn from the Bdellovibrionota bacterium genome and encodes:
- a CDS encoding carboxypeptidase regulatory-like domain-containing protein; this translates as MGRNPEQEAPAKAGASRRRVELAPLSCAWEKVCVISYQQENRRLTFAHPARTRSGARAGVEFAQVTDKFFERMETMDLKLMAARIGRTLVAVSGGLLVLGVFQPLWAQSGGSISGRVVFVGDAPQAKKVKVTKDNEKCGSEILNEELIVSADRGIKNAVVSVAGVKGKPQGSPTLDQKGCTFAPHVVIVPTGGSLDILNNDGILHNFHTSSSKNAVINKAQPGFKKKMTETFAQAELIKVVCDAHSWMAGWVVVTDDKSAVSADGGAFKITDVPPGTHKVEVWHETLGKLTKEVTVKAGEEAKITIELSKK